In Flavobacterium endoglycinae, one DNA window encodes the following:
- a CDS encoding acylneuraminate cytidylyltransferase family protein, whose product MRILYIIPARAGSKGLPGKNTKILGDKPLISHTIEFVLKNIKENDELCISTDDDIIFSIAKDLGVEIPFKRPAELATDTATTYDVIIHALKFYEERGQFFDCVMLLQVTSPLRAKTDLDNVILSYDNDTDMVVTVKESKENPYFTLFEEDKNGLLVKSKISNFQRRQDCPNVFAFNGSMYLMNVLSLKKGSMNEFKRIKKVIMPNERSVDVDTMADWILLEYYFSNFNTN is encoded by the coding sequence ATGAGAATACTGTATATAATACCAGCGCGTGCTGGATCAAAAGGACTACCAGGAAAGAATACTAAGATTCTAGGAGATAAACCACTCATCTCTCATACTATTGAATTTGTGTTAAAAAATATTAAAGAGAATGATGAATTATGTATATCAACAGATGATGATATTATTTTTTCAATTGCTAAAGACTTAGGAGTTGAAATTCCTTTTAAGAGACCTGCTGAATTAGCTACAGATACAGCGACTACTTATGATGTCATTATTCATGCCTTAAAGTTTTATGAAGAAAGAGGTCAGTTTTTTGATTGTGTTATGTTACTACAGGTTACTTCTCCATTAAGGGCAAAAACAGATTTGGACAATGTAATTTTATCCTATGATAATGATACGGATATGGTTGTGACTGTAAAAGAGTCTAAGGAGAATCCTTATTTTACACTTTTTGAAGAAGACAAAAATGGACTTTTAGTGAAAAGTAAAATTAGTAATTTTCAACGTAGACAAGATTGCCCTAATGTATTTGCTTTCAATGGCTCAATGTATTTAATGAATGTTTTATCTCTCAAAAAAGGATCGATGAATGAATTCAAGAGAATTAAAAAAGTAATAATGCCAAATGAAAGAAGTGTTGATGTTGATACAATGGCAGATTGGATATTATTAGAGTATTATTTTTCAAACTTTAACACTAATTAG
- a CDS encoding glycosyltransferase family protein, with protein sequence MKILILSYDFYPEGKPNTYRWFNIAKSWVNKGAEVYVVTADKNQYLAYEEIDGVKIYRTTEYFIGNLKYQYRESINNPIVESKIDNKGVKFFLKGLIRKIYNATWSNIYWPDHSFLWTFSAVPVASKIIEEHNIDKLITASWTFSAHRIGDKLKKKFPNLYWLADTIDPFCFNARVNNLFLYNRLNVSYENKIFKRADFNSVLTEKIKKKYVSLFPALEHKIGVNNNIFIPVEFDYSKTIENEKIRLLFLGTLSQATRSPKNLLVLLDNLLKKYPDIKIEIDFYGDFTDTKDEFAKYPELLSNYIHLNNFITREEVNKVIKNADILLNIGNSNEYQEPSKLIEYMYSSKKILNICTIENDTSAELLKQYPLSLSIYPGEINNDITLEKLITFFNGKEIVDRSKLREILKNYLLETVADKYLNFLSR encoded by the coding sequence ATGAAGATCTTAATATTATCGTATGATTTTTATCCAGAAGGAAAACCTAATACTTATCGCTGGTTTAATATAGCCAAAAGTTGGGTTAATAAAGGTGCCGAAGTTTATGTTGTTACTGCCGATAAAAATCAGTATTTAGCATATGAAGAAATAGATGGAGTAAAAATATATAGAACAACAGAATATTTTATTGGTAATTTGAAATATCAATATAGAGAAAGTATCAATAATCCTATAGTAGAATCTAAAATTGATAATAAAGGGGTTAAATTTTTTCTCAAGGGACTCATTCGTAAAATTTATAATGCTACATGGTCGAATATTTATTGGCCAGATCATTCTTTTTTATGGACCTTCTCTGCTGTACCGGTGGCGTCTAAAATTATAGAAGAACATAATATAGATAAACTTATTACAGCTTCATGGACTTTTTCTGCTCATAGGATAGGAGATAAACTTAAAAAGAAATTTCCAAACCTATATTGGCTAGCGGATACAATTGACCCTTTTTGCTTTAATGCGAGAGTTAATAACCTTTTCTTGTATAACAGGTTAAATGTATCATACGAAAACAAAATATTTAAACGTGCAGATTTTAATTCTGTACTCACAGAAAAAATAAAAAAAAAATATGTTTCTCTTTTTCCTGCTTTAGAACATAAGATAGGTGTTAATAATAACATTTTTATTCCTGTAGAATTTGATTACAGTAAAACTATTGAAAATGAAAAAATTCGTTTACTGTTTTTGGGTACTTTGTCTCAGGCCACAAGATCTCCTAAAAACTTACTTGTTTTACTTGATAATTTGCTAAAAAAATATCCTGATATTAAAATAGAAATTGATTTTTATGGCGATTTTACAGATACAAAAGATGAATTTGCTAAATATCCGGAATTACTAAGTAATTATATACATCTTAATAATTTCATAACTAGAGAAGAAGTAAATAAAGTTATAAAAAATGCCGATATTCTTTTAAATATAGGAAATAGTAATGAGTATCAAGAACCTAGTAAACTTATAGAATATATGTATTCAAGTAAGAAGATTCTAAATATTTGTACCATAGAGAATGATACATCTGCAGAATTATTAAAGCAATATCCTTTAAGTCTGAGTATCTATCCAGGTGAAATAAATAATGATATAACTCTAGAAAAATTGATTACCTTTTTTAATGGAAAAGAAATAGTTGATAGAAGTAAATTAAGAGAAATTTTAAAAAATTACTTATTAGAAACGGTAGCAGATAAATATTTAAACTTTTTATCCAGGTGA
- a CDS encoding CatB-related O-acetyltransferase, whose product MVLRLLKKIVPFKFKYYLRKNQIERANEKLRLGNMVTVDKTYFGKYNTIYDNVILSNVTLGDFTYVAANSSIIYTKIGNYCSIASNVKCGLGFHPSKIFVSTHPVFYSLSQQSQIAFVDKSYFEEYRSIEIGNDVWIGENVTIVGGVKIGDGAIIAAGAVVTKDIPPYGVVGGVPGKLIKYRFEQNEIDFLLKLKWWDFDYKVVKENVLLFHDIKQLMNSSFNKWNL is encoded by the coding sequence ATGGTATTACGTCTTTTAAAAAAAATAGTTCCTTTTAAGTTTAAATATTACCTTAGGAAAAACCAAATCGAAAGAGCAAATGAAAAGCTGAGGTTAGGGAATATGGTAACAGTCGACAAAACTTATTTCGGAAAATATAACACAATTTATGATAATGTGATCTTAAGTAATGTAACTCTAGGCGACTTTACGTATGTTGCTGCTAATAGCTCAATTATCTATACAAAAATAGGAAATTATTGTTCAATAGCTAGTAATGTAAAATGTGGTTTAGGCTTTCATCCCAGCAAAATTTTTGTGTCAACACACCCTGTATTTTATTCATTATCGCAGCAGTCTCAAATTGCCTTTGTAGATAAATCTTATTTTGAAGAATATAGGAGTATAGAGATTGGTAATGATGTTTGGATTGGAGAGAATGTTACAATAGTTGGTGGAGTAAAAATTGGCGATGGTGCGATAATTGCTGCTGGAGCTGTAGTTACTAAAGATATACCTCCATATGGTGTAGTTGGAGGAGTCCCAGGTAAATTAATTAAATATAGATTCGAGCAAAATGAAATTGATTTTTTGTTAAAATTAAAATGGTGGGATTTTGATTATAAAGTTGTAAAAGAAAACGTTTTATTATTCCATGATATAAAACAATTAATGAATTCAAGTTTTAATAAATGGAATCTATAA
- a CDS encoding glycosyltransferase family 4 protein, producing MKNILIIHHGIGVGGGLIALLGLIDELKLKNNVKVFCVFDSEAVTYIKNTGVDVFLPYSINYKKYYSLFLHSEASYFNVASSIRMVKNLVTFFLNKYYFAQRELERLNFEYDIVYLNSTFISDWSRAAKNLNKKVIIHIREPLAKGLFGFRKNIIKRNVSKYCDWIIAISKDNSKRIGLLEKTTVIYDPIVSKNRADDKEILLQPQFIYFLYLGGSQRIKGFEQFVKSLPYLNENIKIFFLGGNHNYLESRLDKLFAIFDPFYWKVNSLENELIRSQRIINVGMVDDVFSYYNNCRGVISPFSKPHAALPILEAFFKSKPVIVSNIEGMNEIVNHTNGIFFNNKHPKKLADAINYMSIMSDFEYSEMCCNAKKTFQKLMQKNLSVQVIINKF from the coding sequence TTGAAAAATATTCTTATAATTCATCATGGAATAGGTGTAGGGGGAGGGTTAATAGCATTATTAGGTTTAATTGATGAACTTAAATTAAAAAATAATGTCAAGGTTTTTTGTGTTTTTGACAGCGAAGCAGTTACTTATATAAAAAACACAGGAGTTGACGTTTTTCTTCCATATTCGATAAATTATAAGAAATATTATAGTTTGTTTTTACATAGTGAGGCATCATACTTTAACGTTGCTAGTTCTATAAGAATGGTTAAAAATTTAGTTACATTCTTTTTAAATAAATATTATTTTGCTCAGAGAGAGTTAGAAAGGCTAAATTTTGAATATGATATTGTATATTTAAATTCAACCTTTATTTCAGACTGGTCTAGAGCAGCGAAGAATCTGAATAAAAAAGTTATAATTCATATACGCGAACCATTAGCTAAAGGTCTTTTTGGGTTTAGAAAGAATATAATTAAAAGAAATGTTTCTAAATATTGCGACTGGATTATTGCAATTTCTAAGGACAATAGCAAAAGGATTGGACTATTGGAAAAAACAACTGTAATATATGACCCTATTGTATCCAAAAATAGAGCCGACGATAAAGAGATTTTACTTCAGCCTCAGTTTATATATTTTTTGTATTTAGGCGGTAGTCAAAGAATTAAAGGATTTGAGCAATTTGTTAAATCTTTGCCATATCTAAATGAAAATATAAAGATTTTTTTTCTAGGAGGGAATCATAATTATTTAGAAAGTAGATTGGATAAACTTTTTGCTATTTTCGATCCTTTTTACTGGAAAGTAAATTCTTTAGAAAATGAACTAATAAGATCTCAGAGAATTATAAACGTAGGTATGGTTGATGATGTTTTTAGCTACTACAATAATTGTAGAGGAGTTATTTCTCCATTTTCTAAGCCACATGCGGCATTGCCAATTCTGGAAGCTTTTTTTAAAAGTAAACCAGTTATAGTTTCAAACATTGAGGGAATGAATGAGATTGTTAATCACACAAATGGTATTTTTTTTAATAATAAACATCCAAAAAAATTGGCAGACGCAATAAATTATATGTCAATCATGAGTGATTTTGAGTATAGTGAAATGTGTTGTAATGCAAAAAAAACATTTCAAAAATTAATGCAAAAAAATCTATCAGTGCAAGTAATCATTAATAAATTTTAA
- a CDS encoding O-antigen ligase family protein, producing the protein MIKGLKDKSISNLKFSHYIVLFIIIYISDDTFNFGTNENYVYLLAKYIIYLLLTVYLLSVTNLKFLTTLTKSSLVFYLIVFFIILTSFYNFDISGGYLYQIWLFFLALLVVNFYSSKQFIYVYLKIVYTLSFVSLLIFIISNISSSIFQIFPMQTNSAGANVYNLGICMVSFENTYIRNMSIFREPGVFMIYLNFAVILELFFKEEINRRYLLVFILAIVSTFSTAAFIILGTILFAYLFIKSTKKVVLKNKAIILGLIMLAVLFILSSAEFYNMIFDKIGKDSIGEGSSLARGVSVLANFNIFLENFLFGVGIKIYPLTFSKATLALIGVSLDIGNNTNTITTILAVYGIFTGFLFVYMLFSFAKKTSNSLVIRVLIFLVLIMFYSNEDMRYSLMSAAMLMWGLKNKEIIVINNIAS; encoded by the coding sequence ATGATAAAAGGATTAAAAGATAAAAGTATAAGTAACTTAAAATTCTCACATTATATTGTTCTTTTTATAATAATATATATATCTGATGATACATTTAATTTTGGAACTAATGAAAATTATGTGTATTTACTAGCTAAATATATAATTTATTTACTTTTAACGGTTTATCTGTTGTCTGTTACCAATTTGAAATTCCTTACTACTTTAACAAAAAGTAGTTTAGTTTTCTATTTGATTGTATTTTTTATAATATTGACCTCTTTTTATAATTTTGATATATCTGGGGGCTATTTATATCAAATATGGTTGTTTTTCTTAGCTTTGCTAGTGGTCAATTTTTATTCAAGTAAACAATTTATTTATGTTTATTTAAAAATAGTTTACACTTTAAGTTTTGTTTCGTTATTAATTTTTATAATTTCAAATATATCTAGCTCTATTTTTCAAATATTTCCCATGCAAACAAATTCAGCTGGTGCAAATGTTTATAATTTAGGTATTTGTATGGTTTCATTCGAGAATACATATATCAGAAATATGAGTATTTTTAGAGAGCCTGGCGTTTTTATGATTTATTTGAATTTTGCAGTAATTTTAGAACTTTTTTTTAAGGAAGAAATAAATAGACGTTATTTATTAGTATTCATTCTTGCCATTGTTTCTACATTTTCGACAGCAGCCTTTATAATATTAGGAACAATCTTATTTGCGTACTTGTTTATTAAAAGCACTAAAAAGGTGGTATTAAAAAATAAAGCAATAATTTTAGGATTAATTATGCTTGCCGTTTTGTTTATTTTATCTTCAGCAGAATTCTACAATATGATCTTTGATAAAATTGGGAAGGATTCTATTGGTGAAGGTAGTTCTTTAGCCAGAGGTGTTTCTGTTTTAGCCAATTTTAATATATTTTTAGAGAACTTTCTTTTTGGAGTAGGTATAAAGATATATCCTTTAACATTTTCGAAGGCTACTTTAGCCTTAATTGGTGTATCATTAGATATTGGAAATAATACCAACACCATAACCACAATTTTAGCAGTGTATGGTATTTTTACAGGATTTTTATTTGTTTATATGTTATTCAGTTTTGCAAAAAAAACATCTAATTCGCTTGTAATAAGAGTTTTAATTTTTTTAGTCTTAATAATGTTTTATAGTAATGAAGATATGCGATATTCTTTAATGTCTGCAGCAATGTTAATGTGGGGATTAAAAAATAAAGAAATAATAGTAATAAATAACATTGCCTCATAG
- a CDS encoding sialidase family protein has translation MELKYYHFFILVLFLSCADVDDQPEPKVFDKKSNEVILTKRITPIDKKHKAFTDLVFFDDKWFLTYRESDKHIFGENGIVRIISSSNADDWDLAKIYKSDGFDLRDPKFSINNKKLMLITHGTKYKMQNVSDPSEFKDFRADYNSDLGWESFKDIYLDNNSNSIDAKIKGNQTYPWRITWYKNRAYSFGYNFQQNIFTFYLSDDGFNFTHINSISPIEGYPSEATIRVNNDGLFYTIVRREYKTALLGISKDLGATWKWIDTIPINQFGGPNFIFYKDGILLSGRENNKLILGYYDLNVKKYKKIMTFESGGDCSYPGMFQKDDFLWISYYSSHEQATGSSIYLSRINLNKLEL, from the coding sequence ATGGAGCTAAAATACTATCACTTTTTCATTCTAGTTTTATTCCTTTCATGTGCTGATGTTGATGATCAGCCAGAACCTAAAGTTTTTGATAAAAAATCAAATGAAGTCATTTTAACAAAAAGAATAACTCCAATAGATAAAAAACATAAAGCTTTTACAGATTTAGTGTTTTTCGATGATAAATGGTTTTTAACTTATAGGGAATCAGATAAACATATTTTTGGAGAAAATGGAATAGTCAGAATAATTTCTAGCTCAAATGCTGATGATTGGGATTTAGCAAAAATATATAAAAGTGATGGTTTTGATTTACGAGATCCAAAATTTTCTATAAATAATAAAAAATTAATGTTAATTACTCATGGCACAAAATATAAAATGCAGAATGTTTCAGACCCATCTGAATTTAAAGACTTTAGAGCAGACTATAACTCTGATTTAGGATGGGAATCTTTCAAAGATATTTACTTAGATAATAATTCTAATTCTATTGATGCAAAAATAAAAGGCAATCAGACCTACCCATGGAGGATAACTTGGTATAAAAATAGAGCATATTCTTTCGGTTATAATTTTCAACAAAATATATTTACCTTTTATTTAAGTGATGATGGATTCAATTTTACTCATATAAATTCAATTTCTCCAATTGAAGGCTACCCTTCCGAAGCAACAATTAGAGTTAATAATGATGGTCTTTTTTATACAATAGTACGTAGAGAATATAAAACTGCTTTGTTAGGAATATCTAAGGATTTAGGGGCTACTTGGAAATGGATAGATACAATACCTATAAATCAATTTGGAGGCCCTAATTTTATCTTTTACAAAGATGGAATATTATTATCTGGTAGAGAGAATAATAAATTAATTTTAGGATATTATGATTTAAATGTAAAAAAATATAAAAAAATAATGACATTCGAAAGTGGTGGGGATTGCTCTTACCCAGGTATGTTTCAAAAAGATGATTTCTTATGGATTAGTTATTATTCTTCTCATGAACAAGCTACAGGAAGTTCTATCTATTTATCAAGAATAAACTTAAATAAACTGGAATTATAA
- a CDS encoding lipopolysaccharide biosynthesis protein, producing MFKKVISHSLIYGLGPFVPKIIGLLMLPIFTKVLTTEDYGVQSLMNSSVALIGVLAMLGLQLPLSNAFYHHTNHYKIKWGQFYGFLNIWMIFYSILLALVIYFVIPDEARDNLEWIIILNIVPIVCFGPADVLGQMYYQLNQKPKQVVIRTIAISFITISLNYYTIVILNLHYMGWFIANCLSMLLLHFSYWYPLHYKLKIKPIYKFKKKTILKGLSISIPMIPHFYSGFLLGSADSLLLKFFLISTAQIGYYGFAASFGGLMALVVGAINTAASPIISEQIKQKKYNDVRNLTWGVQFFLLVISSVGCIWLKEIFVLMINNDELKTAYFLSAVFIMCHNYRPMYFGISTVLFYREKTKNLWKVTFGAGIFCILLNILLIPHYGIKVPAFVLFISYLIMGYGTFFLNDYKEIAITNFRPVIWFFLTIICLIIVLLVIDLNVLYKIFITLLFLSSLIVYWFKILKIDKI from the coding sequence ATGTTTAAAAAAGTAATATCACATAGTCTAATTTATGGACTTGGTCCATTTGTGCCTAAAATAATAGGTTTATTAATGTTACCTATTTTTACAAAGGTTCTGACAACAGAAGACTATGGAGTTCAATCTTTAATGAATTCGAGTGTGGCATTAATAGGTGTTTTGGCAATGTTAGGATTGCAATTACCTTTAAGCAATGCATTCTATCATCATACTAATCATTACAAAATTAAATGGGGGCAGTTTTATGGTTTTTTGAATATTTGGATGATTTTTTATTCAATTTTATTAGCATTAGTGATTTATTTTGTGATCCCTGATGAGGCGAGAGATAATTTAGAATGGATTATAATACTTAATATTGTTCCAATAGTTTGCTTTGGTCCTGCTGATGTTTTAGGACAAATGTATTATCAGCTCAATCAAAAACCTAAGCAGGTTGTAATTCGAACAATAGCAATATCTTTTATAACAATTTCTTTAAACTATTATACTATTGTAATTTTAAATTTACATTATATGGGATGGTTTATTGCCAATTGCTTATCAATGTTGTTGTTGCATTTTTCTTATTGGTATCCATTACATTATAAATTGAAAATTAAGCCAATTTATAAATTTAAGAAAAAGACAATTCTCAAAGGGCTGAGTATTTCTATACCTATGATTCCACATTTTTATAGCGGTTTTTTATTAGGATCAGCAGATAGTTTACTTTTAAAATTTTTCTTGATAAGTACAGCACAAATTGGGTATTATGGTTTTGCAGCATCATTTGGAGGATTAATGGCGTTGGTTGTTGGAGCTATAAATACAGCCGCTTCACCTATTATTTCTGAACAAATTAAACAAAAAAAATATAATGACGTACGCAATCTTACTTGGGGGGTTCAGTTCTTTTTATTAGTTATATCTTCAGTTGGATGTATTTGGTTAAAGGAAATTTTTGTATTAATGATAAACAACGATGAATTAAAGACAGCCTATTTCTTATCAGCAGTTTTTATTATGTGTCATAATTATAGACCTATGTATTTCGGCATTTCGACTGTTTTATTTTATAGAGAGAAAACAAAAAATTTATGGAAAGTTACTTTTGGGGCTGGGATTTTTTGTATATTATTAAATATATTATTGATTCCCCATTACGGGATAAAAGTTCCTGCTTTTGTGTTGTTTATTAGCTATTTGATAATGGGCTATGGCACATTTTTTCTAAATGATTATAAAGAAATAGCTATTACAAATTTTAGACCTGTAATATGGTTCTTCTTGACGATTATTTGTCTTATTATAGTTTTATTAGTCATTGATTTAAATGTTTTGTATAAAATTTTTATAACCCTATTGTTTTTATCATCCCTAATTGTTTATTGGTTTAAAATTTTGAAAATAGACAAAATATAA
- a CDS encoding nucleotidyltransferase family protein, protein MRVYKDHLILSGSKIKEALLQLNILAQDAILFVVDVNDKLIGALTDGDVRRGLIKGFTIDSLIDDIIQENPRFIVKGENNLEKIIEYRKGDFRIIPVVDENRKVVNIINFRIIKSYLPIDAVIMAGGRGQRLQPLTNYTPKPLLKVGDKAIMEHNLDRLALFGIDDFWISVKYLGEQIENYFGDGKTKNVKIEYVWEDEPLGTIGAVSQIKNFEHDFILVTNSDLLTNIDYEQFFLEFIREEADLAVLTIPYQVNIPYAVLETTKGQVKSFKEKPTYTYYSNGGIYLFKKDMLQYIPKNTFFNATDLMEELINKNLKVISFPFIGYWLDVGKHEDFEKAQIDVKLISL, encoded by the coding sequence ATGAGAGTATATAAAGATCATTTGATTCTTTCTGGAAGTAAAATAAAAGAAGCCTTATTGCAATTAAATATACTGGCTCAAGATGCTATATTATTTGTAGTAGATGTTAATGATAAATTAATTGGAGCTCTTACTGATGGAGATGTTAGAAGAGGATTAATCAAAGGATTTACTATCGATAGTTTAATTGACGATATTATACAGGAGAACCCGAGATTCATTGTTAAAGGAGAAAATAATTTAGAAAAAATAATAGAATATCGGAAAGGTGATTTTAGAATTATTCCTGTAGTGGATGAAAATCGGAAGGTTGTAAATATCATTAATTTTAGAATAATTAAATCATACTTACCTATAGACGCTGTAATTATGGCAGGAGGAAGAGGACAAAGATTACAACCCCTTACAAATTATACTCCAAAGCCTCTCTTAAAAGTTGGAGACAAAGCAATTATGGAACATAATCTTGATAGATTAGCTTTATTCGGAATTGATGATTTTTGGATTTCTGTTAAATATTTAGGTGAACAAATTGAAAATTATTTTGGTGATGGTAAAACAAAAAATGTTAAGATTGAATATGTTTGGGAAGATGAACCTTTAGGAACTATAGGGGCAGTTTCTCAAATTAAAAATTTTGAACATGATTTTATATTAGTTACCAATTCTGATTTATTAACGAATATTGATTATGAACAGTTTTTTTTGGAATTTATTAGAGAGGAAGCTGATTTAGCAGTTTTGACAATACCTTACCAAGTAAATATTCCATATGCAGTTTTAGAAACGACTAAAGGTCAAGTAAAAAGTTTTAAAGAAAAGCCTACATATACTTACTATTCGAATGGTGGAATTTATCTGTTTAAAAAAGATATGTTACAATATATACCCAAAAATACTTTTTTTAATGCAACTGATTTAATGGAAGAGCTCATAAATAAAAATTTAAAAGTAATTTCTTTTCCATTTATTGGCTATTGGTTAGATGTAGGTAAACATGAAGATTTTGAAAAAGCGCAAATAGATGTTAAACTCATAAGTTTGTAA
- a CDS encoding PIG-L deacetylase family protein, with protein MKNIIVVSAHPDDETLGAGGTILKHVNNGDHVYWLIVTNVFENQGFSKERVDSRQEEIKQVEKLLGIEKTFFLDYPTMTLSSSSLLKMVPEISEIFGEVKPEIIYCLNRSDAHSDHRVIFDAVMACTKSFRYPFIKKILMYECISETEFAPALAEKLFLPNYFVDITDYIDQKLEIMKVFESEIAEHPFPRSLENIKALAHFRGASVGVKYAESFQLLKYIDK; from the coding sequence ATGAAAAATATTATAGTTGTTTCAGCTCATCCAGACGATGAAACTTTAGGTGCAGGAGGTACAATCTTAAAGCACGTAAATAATGGAGACCATGTATATTGGCTTATTGTTACAAATGTATTTGAAAACCAAGGTTTTTCAAAAGAAAGAGTAGATAGCAGGCAAGAAGAGATTAAACAAGTTGAAAAATTACTGGGAATAGAGAAGACCTTTTTTCTAGATTATCCAACAATGACTTTATCTTCAAGCAGTTTATTGAAAATGGTTCCTGAAATTTCTGAAATTTTTGGTGAGGTAAAACCAGAAATAATTTATTGTTTAAATCGATCAGATGCACATTCGGATCATAGAGTCATTTTTGATGCAGTAATGGCTTGTACAAAGTCTTTTAGATATCCTTTTATAAAAAAAATTCTCATGTATGAATGTATATCTGAAACTGAATTTGCCCCTGCATTAGCAGAGAAACTTTTTTTACCAAATTACTTTGTTGATATTACTGATTATATTGATCAAAAACTTGAAATTATGAAAGTTTTTGAATCAGAAATTGCAGAGCACCCTTTTCCCAGATCCTTAGAAAATATCAAAGCTTTAGCACACTTTCGTGGAGCAAGTGTTGGTGTTAAATACGCAGAGTCATTTCAATTGTTGAAATATATCGATAAATAA
- a CDS encoding glycosyltransferase family 2 protein has product MESISPLISIVTVVFNCEKTIENTILSVVNQDFENYEFIIIDGGSTDNTVAIVEKYKDKITRWISEPDKGIYDAMNKGARMAKGEWINFMNAGDEFAIHNFDSLQEVMKDEKCGIIYGDVIIKKEDDSLFVDVARPLDQINYLLNFCHQSSFVRTKLLVETPFSLDYKISSDYDFFLKMFKKGYKFEYINESISTFALGGISTGISKQYLKERVSIIVNVHFPLSAKILYLFKFLKTLVPVNFTNSKTIN; this is encoded by the coding sequence ATGGAATCTATAAGTCCTTTAATTTCTATTGTAACAGTAGTTTTTAATTGTGAAAAAACAATTGAAAATACTATTTTAAGTGTAGTAAATCAAGATTTCGAAAATTACGAATTTATCATTATAGATGGCGGTAGTACTGATAATACAGTTGCTATAGTGGAAAAATATAAAGATAAAATTACTAGATGGATTTCTGAACCAGATAAAGGTATTTATGATGCAATGAATAAAGGAGCCAGAATGGCGAAAGGAGAGTGGATAAATTTCATGAATGCAGGAGATGAGTTCGCAATTCACAATTTTGATTCTTTACAAGAAGTAATGAAAGATGAAAAATGTGGTATTATATATGGGGATGTAATAATTAAAAAGGAAGATGACTCTCTTTTTGTAGATGTGGCTAGACCGTTAGATCAAATAAACTATCTTCTTAATTTTTGTCATCAAAGTTCTTTTGTAAGAACAAAACTTTTAGTTGAAACACCATTTTCTCTTGATTATAAGATTTCATCAGATTATGATTTTTTTCTAAAAATGTTTAAAAAAGGATATAAGTTTGAGTACATTAATGAATCAATTTCCACGTTTGCTCTTGGTGGAATCTCCACAGGAATTAGCAAACAGTATTTAAAGGAAAGAGTTAGTATAATAGTTAATGTACACTTTCCATTATCAGCTAAAATTTTATATTTATTTAAATTTTTAAAAACTTTAGTACCTGTAAATTTCACTAATAGTAAAACTATAAATTAA